In Sulfitobacter sp. OXR-159, one DNA window encodes the following:
- a CDS encoding ParA family protein, giving the protein MSDLSRPAGPKIVAIANQKGGVGKTTTTINLAAALAEAGKRILVVDLDPQGNASTGLGIEVEDREFTTYDLLLDDSLPQDVIQRTETDGLLIVPATVDLSSADIELFSNEKRSFLLHDALRQPAMDQFEFDYILIDCPPSLNLLTVNAMIAAHSVLVPLQSEFFALEGLSQLMLTIREVRQSGNKELRIEGVLLTMYDRRNNLSQQVESDARSNLGDLVFQTVIPRNVRVSEAPSFAMPVLSYDPTSKGAQAYRDLAAELTRNNG; this is encoded by the coding sequence GTGTCTGACCTCTCTCGTCCGGCTGGACCGAAAATCGTTGCCATTGCGAACCAAAAGGGCGGCGTTGGTAAGACCACTACCACCATCAACCTCGCAGCAGCGCTTGCAGAGGCAGGCAAGCGAATCCTCGTTGTCGATCTTGACCCGCAGGGGAACGCCTCTACCGGGCTTGGGATCGAAGTAGAGGATCGAGAGTTCACGACCTATGATCTTTTGCTTGACGACAGCTTGCCGCAGGATGTCATTCAGCGCACTGAGACGGATGGATTGCTTATCGTTCCCGCGACGGTCGACCTTAGCTCTGCAGATATTGAGCTTTTCTCGAATGAGAAGAGGAGCTTCCTTCTTCATGATGCGCTGCGGCAACCAGCAATGGATCAGTTTGAGTTCGACTATATCCTGATCGACTGCCCTCCATCTCTCAACCTATTGACGGTAAACGCGATGATCGCGGCGCATTCTGTTCTGGTGCCGCTTCAGAGCGAGTTTTTCGCGCTGGAGGGTCTTTCACAGCTTATGCTTACGATCCGCGAAGTGCGGCAGAGCGGGAATAAAGAGCTGAGGATCGAGGGCGTGCTTCTTACGATGTATGATAGGCGGAATAACCTGTCGCAGCAGGTTGAGAGTGATGCGCGTTCGAACCTGGGAGATTTGGTGTTCCAGACCGTCATCCCGCGGAATGTTCGGGTAAGCGAAGCGCCAAGTTTTGCGATGCCTGTTTTGAGTTACGATCCTACTTCGAAAGGGGCCCAAGCCTACCGCGATTTGGCGGCAGAGCTAACGAGAAACAATGGTTAA
- the rsmG gene encoding 16S rRNA (guanine(527)-N(7))-methyltransferase RsmG produces MTIKYDLNVSRETFSKLEAFADLVRKWNPKINLVSKNSLDDLWQRHILDSVQVFELAEGEGHWVDLGSGGGFPGIVVAILNQEAQTFQVTMVESDQRKCAFLRTAIRELGLTALVKTERIEQLDGLKADLLSARALADLTQLLDFTDLHLNPDGTALFPKGQNWQSEDSDAKKVWTYALEAIESKTNPAAAILKIKDIARV; encoded by the coding sequence ATGACGATAAAATATGACCTGAATGTTTCACGTGAAACATTTTCCAAGCTGGAAGCCTTCGCAGATTTGGTTCGAAAATGGAATCCGAAGATCAATTTAGTTTCCAAAAACAGCTTGGATGATCTCTGGCAGCGTCATATTCTCGATTCCGTACAGGTTTTTGAACTTGCAGAGGGCGAGGGCCATTGGGTTGATCTTGGCAGCGGCGGAGGGTTTCCGGGAATTGTGGTTGCGATTCTCAATCAAGAAGCGCAGACCTTTCAAGTGACCATGGTCGAAAGTGATCAACGCAAATGCGCGTTTCTCCGTACCGCTATTCGTGAACTCGGCCTGACCGCATTAGTGAAAACTGAGAGGATCGAGCAGTTGGATGGTCTCAAAGCCGATCTATTGTCGGCACGAGCCCTTGCAGATTTGACCCAGCTTTTGGACTTCACTGACCTTCATCTAAATCCTGACGGTACCGCGCTCTTTCCCAAGGGGCAGAATTGGCAAAGCGAAGACAGTGATGCTAAGAAAGTCTGGACCTACGCGCTCGAAGCCATAGAGAGCAAAACAAATCCAGCTGCCGCTATTTTGAAGATTAAGGATATTGCCCGTGTCTGA
- the hemW gene encoding radical SAM family heme chaperone HemW, with amino-acid sequence MAEDWQQGGFGLYIHWPFCEAKCPYCDFNSHVSRRIDQTAWRDAYLAELQRAADETPGRVLNAVFFGGGTPSLMDPDVVADIIAAIRRHWPTANDLEITLEANPGSVEAGRFTAYRQAGVSRVSMGIQALNDSDLKRLGRLHSAKEAMTAFDIARNTFERVSFDLIYGRQDQTAAQWEAELKQALSLAIDHISLYQLTIEQGTAFGDRYARGKLRGLPDEDLGADMFTLTQDICNDMGMPAYEVSNHARDGAQSRHNLIYWRYGDYIGIGPGAHGRLTLDGQKLATVAYSNPQRWLDGVAKGQAEKPRAAISRSEQATEFLLMGLRLKEGVDLARYVEIAGHEIDEKAVDHLQDIGMAKREAGRLIVSDQGVIVLNAVIETLLP; translated from the coding sequence TTGGCTGAAGATTGGCAACAGGGCGGCTTCGGCCTTTATATCCACTGGCCATTTTGCGAGGCGAAATGTCCCTATTGCGACTTCAACAGCCATGTCAGCCGCCGGATTGACCAAACCGCCTGGCGTGATGCCTATCTGGCCGAGCTTCAGAGAGCGGCGGATGAGACACCGGGCCGCGTCCTCAACGCAGTCTTTTTCGGGGGCGGCACACCCAGCCTGATGGACCCGGATGTCGTGGCCGATATCATTGCCGCGATCCGGCGACACTGGCCCACCGCAAATGATCTGGAGATCACGCTCGAAGCCAACCCCGGTTCTGTCGAAGCGGGCCGTTTCACCGCTTACCGACAAGCCGGCGTTTCACGTGTCTCTATGGGAATTCAGGCGCTCAACGATTCAGATCTCAAGCGTTTGGGCCGCCTGCACTCTGCGAAAGAGGCGATGACGGCTTTCGATATCGCCCGCAATACGTTCGAACGGGTCAGTTTCGATCTTATCTATGGCCGTCAGGATCAAACCGCGGCCCAATGGGAAGCCGAGCTAAAGCAGGCTCTATCGCTTGCGATAGACCATATTTCGCTCTACCAACTGACCATCGAACAAGGCACTGCTTTCGGCGACCGCTATGCCCGTGGCAAGCTGCGCGGCCTGCCCGACGAAGACTTGGGCGCGGATATGTTCACTCTGACACAAGACATTTGCAACGATATGGGCATGCCCGCCTATGAGGTTTCAAATCACGCGCGCGATGGCGCCCAATCGCGTCACAACCTGATCTATTGGCGCTACGGCGATTATATCGGTATCGGCCCCGGCGCGCACGGACGGCTGACGCTTGACGGACAGAAGTTGGCAACCGTCGCCTATAGCAATCCGCAACGGTGGCTTGATGGTGTCGCGAAAGGCCAAGCGGAGAAACCCCGCGCCGCCATCAGCCGAAGCGAACAGGCGACCGAGTTTCTCCTTATGGGTCTGCGCCTGAAAGAAGGCGTCGATCTGGCTCGCTACGTCGAGATCGCCGGGCATGAAATCGACGAAAAGGCCGTCGATCACCTGCAAGATATTGGCATGGCAAAGCGCGAAGCAGGCAGATTAATCGTGTCCGATCAAGGCGTTATTGTTCTAAACGCCGTGATCGAAACGCTTTTGCCCTAG
- a CDS encoding ParB/RepB/Spo0J family partition protein yields MADKQERKRGLGRGLSALMADVAETESVAAKGAAAAEQFVPIERIKPNPDQPRKRFEQEHLDDLAASIKEKGVIQPLIVRALDNGNFEIVAGERRWRASQIAKIHSLPVIVREFTDVEVLEVAIIENIQRADLNSVEEAAGYRQLMDKFGHTQEKMAEALGKSRSHIANLLRLLNLPDPVQEMVRQNELSAGHARALIPAKDPMKLAQQVIKGGLSVRATEALVKKDQAGERGNMVNKERLSQRSEKDADTQALEGDLSANLGMKVSLDHKPGQEAGKVTLHYTTLDQLDEICRLLGGS; encoded by the coding sequence ATGGCAGATAAACAAGAGCGTAAACGGGGCCTTGGCCGGGGGCTTTCGGCACTGATGGCGGATGTAGCTGAGACAGAGAGCGTGGCCGCCAAGGGGGCCGCGGCGGCGGAGCAGTTCGTTCCGATTGAGCGGATCAAGCCGAACCCAGATCAGCCGCGTAAACGGTTTGAGCAAGAGCATCTGGACGACCTCGCCGCATCTATCAAGGAGAAGGGGGTCATTCAGCCCCTGATCGTGCGTGCGCTGGACAATGGTAACTTTGAGATTGTCGCGGGTGAGCGGCGGTGGCGTGCTTCCCAAATCGCGAAGATACATAGCCTTCCGGTCATCGTGCGCGAGTTCACAGATGTTGAAGTGCTTGAAGTTGCGATTATCGAAAACATCCAGCGGGCCGACCTGAACTCGGTCGAAGAAGCGGCGGGTTATCGTCAGCTGATGGATAAATTCGGGCACACACAGGAGAAGATGGCAGAGGCTCTTGGCAAGAGCCGGAGCCATATTGCGAACCTTTTGCGTCTGTTGAACCTGCCGGATCCGGTCCAGGAAATGGTGCGTCAGAATGAATTAAGCGCGGGGCACGCGCGGGCGCTGATCCCTGCAAAGGACCCGATGAAATTGGCCCAGCAGGTCATCAAGGGTGGCCTTTCCGTGCGCGCAACCGAAGCGTTGGTCAAGAAAGATCAGGCTGGCGAGCGCGGAAATATGGTAAATAAAGAGCGCCTCTCGCAGCGCTCAGAGAAAGACGCCGATACTCAGGCGCTTGAAGGCGACCTGTCAGCTAACCTTGGTATGAAGGTTAGTTTGGACCATAAACCGGGCCAAGAAGCGGGTAAGGTGACGTTGCACTATACCACGCTTGACCAGTTGGACGAGATCTGCCGCCTGCTGGGCGGGTCCTAG
- the mutS gene encoding DNA mismatch repair protein MutS, whose amino-acid sequence MMAQYLELKADHADALLFYRMGDFYEMFFDDAVAAAEALDIALTKRGKHQGKDIAMCGVPVHAAEGYLLTLIRKGFRVAVCEQMESPAEAKKRGYKSVVKRDVVRLVTPGTLTEESLLEARRHNYLAAFAEVRDACAMAWVDISTGAFHVMPLAQVRLGPELARLSPSELIVSEAKESELHEVVSDFGIALTGLARSAFDSASAEKRVCDLFDIATLEAFGSFTRAEVSAMGAVIEYLTITQRGKLPLLRPPQKEAEARTVQIDAATRRNLELTHSLNGGRGGSLLSIMDNTVTAGGARLLERRISSPSRVVDVVSARADAVSFAHENARLAEDVRRRLRNVPDLDRALSRLSLDRGGPRDLAAIRNGLIEAEALHQSLTQPELPDLLREAAEGLQGHGDLIDLLDQALVAEPPLMVRDGGFIAPGHDGDLDAARELRDEGRGVIAGMQQQFVSDTGISSLKIKHNNVLGYFVECTATHAEKMLSPPLSETFIHRQTTANQVRFTTVELSELETKILNAGNHAQEIEKRLYESLRSAILEHAAEIGQTSAGLAEVDLATGLADLARSENWTRPRVDMSRAFDIKGGRHPVVERALTQQSGEPFIANDCDLSAEGEAANIWLLTGPNMAGKSTFLRQNALIALMAQMGSFVPASSAHIGVISQLFSRVGASDDLARGRSTFMVEMVETAAILNQADDRALVILDEIGRGTATYDGLSIAWATLEHLHDVNRTRALFATHYHEMTALAGKLPGVDNATVAVKEWEGEVVFLHEVRKGAADRSYGVQVAQLAGLPGPVIARARVVLEALEKGEREGGATQKTLIDDLPLFAVSPTPQPKPATTSAVEERLKEIIPDELSPREALELIYKLKEAAKS is encoded by the coding sequence ATGATGGCGCAATATCTTGAGCTTAAAGCGGACCACGCGGATGCGCTGCTGTTCTACCGCATGGGCGATTTCTACGAGATGTTTTTCGACGATGCCGTGGCCGCTGCCGAAGCGCTGGACATCGCGCTGACCAAACGCGGCAAACATCAGGGCAAGGACATCGCCATGTGTGGCGTGCCGGTCCATGCTGCCGAAGGCTATCTGTTGACGCTGATCCGCAAGGGCTTTCGCGTGGCGGTCTGCGAGCAGATGGAAAGCCCCGCCGAAGCCAAGAAACGTGGCTATAAGTCAGTGGTGAAACGCGATGTGGTGCGGCTGGTGACACCCGGCACTCTGACCGAAGAAAGCCTGCTGGAAGCCCGCCGTCACAACTACCTCGCTGCCTTTGCCGAGGTCCGTGATGCCTGCGCGATGGCATGGGTCGATATCTCTACCGGTGCGTTTCACGTGATGCCCTTGGCGCAGGTTCGTCTGGGGCCGGAACTGGCCCGCCTCTCGCCGTCTGAATTGATCGTCTCTGAGGCGAAAGAGAGTGAATTGCACGAAGTCGTCTCTGATTTCGGGATTGCGTTGACGGGCTTGGCCCGTTCGGCCTTTGACAGCGCCAGCGCGGAAAAGCGGGTCTGCGATCTGTTTGATATCGCGACGCTTGAGGCATTCGGCAGCTTCACCCGCGCCGAAGTCTCGGCCATGGGTGCGGTAATAGAATACCTCACCATCACGCAACGCGGCAAGCTGCCCCTGCTCCGCCCCCCGCAGAAAGAGGCGGAAGCGCGTACCGTACAGATCGACGCGGCAACCCGGCGCAATCTGGAACTGACGCATTCTCTGAATGGCGGACGCGGCGGGTCTTTGCTGTCGATCATGGACAATACCGTCACTGCCGGGGGCGCGCGCCTGCTGGAACGGCGGATCTCAAGCCCCTCGCGGGTCGTTGACGTGGTGTCCGCTCGCGCCGATGCGGTCAGCTTTGCCCATGAGAATGCCCGTCTTGCCGAAGACGTGCGCCGACGGCTGCGCAATGTTCCGGACCTCGACCGCGCATTGTCGCGACTTTCGCTTGACCGGGGCGGCCCGCGTGACCTTGCCGCGATCCGCAACGGGTTGATCGAAGCCGAGGCTTTACACCAGAGCCTAACACAACCGGAACTGCCAGATCTGCTGCGCGAGGCCGCCGAAGGTTTGCAGGGTCATGGCGACCTCATCGACCTGCTGGATCAAGCCTTAGTCGCCGAACCGCCGCTGATGGTGCGGGATGGCGGCTTCATCGCGCCCGGTCACGATGGAGACCTCGACGCCGCGCGCGAGTTGCGCGACGAAGGACGCGGCGTAATCGCGGGCATGCAGCAGCAATTTGTTTCTGACACGGGGATTTCCTCGCTCAAGATCAAGCACAACAATGTCTTGGGCTATTTCGTCGAATGCACCGCGACCCATGCGGAAAAGATGCTCTCTCCGCCGCTGTCAGAGACCTTTATCCACCGTCAGACAACGGCGAACCAAGTGCGGTTCACCACCGTCGAACTGTCTGAGTTGGAGACGAAAATCCTCAACGCTGGCAACCATGCGCAGGAGATCGAAAAACGGCTCTACGAAAGCCTTCGGAGTGCCATTTTGGAACATGCAGCAGAGATTGGCCAAACCTCTGCCGGGCTGGCTGAGGTCGACCTTGCGACAGGTCTGGCCGACCTTGCGCGGAGCGAGAATTGGACCCGCCCGCGCGTTGATATGTCTCGGGCGTTTGACATCAAGGGCGGGCGGCATCCGGTGGTTGAGCGCGCTTTGACCCAACAATCAGGCGAGCCTTTCATCGCCAATGACTGCGACCTTAGTGCCGAGGGCGAAGCCGCGAACATCTGGCTGCTGACCGGCCCGAACATGGCCGGTAAATCGACCTTCCTGCGGCAGAACGCCCTGATTGCGCTGATGGCGCAAATGGGCAGTTTCGTGCCCGCAAGCTCGGCCCATATCGGCGTTATCAGCCAGCTTTTCAGCCGCGTCGGCGCGTCGGACGATCTGGCGCGGGGCCGCTCGACTTTCATGGTGGAGATGGTCGAAACCGCCGCGATCCTGAACCAGGCGGATGACCGCGCCTTGGTCATCCTTGATGAAATTGGCCGCGGCACGGCCACTTATGATGGCCTCTCTATCGCTTGGGCGACGCTGGAACATCTGCACGACGTGAACCGGACACGGGCGCTGTTTGCCACGCACTATCATGAAATGACGGCACTGGCGGGCAAGCTGCCGGGTGTCGACAATGCCACGGTAGCGGTCAAGGAATGGGAGGGCGAGGTCGTCTTCCTCCATGAGGTGCGCAAAGGCGCGGCAGACCGGTCTTACGGGGTGCAGGTCGCGCAACTGGCGGGCCTGCCTGGGCCGGTGATCGCACGCGCCCGCGTGGTGCTGGAGGCGCTGGAAAAAGGCGAGCGCGAAGGCGGCGCGACGCAGAAAACGCTGATCGATGATCTGCCGCTGTTCGCCGTCAGCCCGACTCCACAGCCGAAGCCCGCGACGACATCGGCGGTCGAGGAAAGGCTGAAAGAGATCATCCCTGATGAACTCTCCCCTCGTGAAGCGCTTGAACTGATCTACAAACTAAAAGAGGCGGCCAAGTCCTGA
- the rdgB gene encoding RdgB/HAM1 family non-canonical purine NTP pyrophosphatase, producing the protein MTRKFTESRILIATHNAGKLDEMRQLFAPHGVEVVGAAEMDLPEPEETEATFVGNARIKAHAAAKATGMPALADDSGIEVEALDNAPGVYTADWAETENGRDFIMAMTKTRDLLEEKNAPHPRRARFCATLVLAWPDGHDEVFAGKVNGTLVWPMRGEQGHGYDPMFQPDGHDFTFAEMDAEQKNSISHRADAFAKLIAGCFG; encoded by the coding sequence ATGACACGCAAGTTCACCGAAAGCCGGATCCTGATCGCCACCCATAACGCGGGCAAACTGGACGAAATGCGCCAGCTTTTCGCGCCCCACGGGGTAGAGGTCGTCGGCGCGGCAGAGATGGACCTGCCCGAGCCCGAAGAGACCGAGGCCACATTCGTTGGCAACGCGCGGATCAAGGCACATGCGGCGGCCAAGGCCACCGGCATGCCCGCCTTGGCCGACGATTCCGGCATTGAGGTCGAAGCGCTGGACAACGCCCCCGGTGTCTATACCGCCGACTGGGCAGAGACCGAGAATGGCCGCGATTTTATCATGGCCATGACCAAAACGCGGGACCTGTTGGAAGAAAAGAACGCCCCCCACCCGCGCCGCGCCCGCTTTTGCGCGACGCTGGTGCTGGCTTGGCCCGATGGCCACGACGAAGTCTTTGCGGGTAAGGTAAATGGCACGCTGGTTTGGCCCATGCGGGGTGAACAAGGGCATGGCTATGACCCGATGTTCCAACCCGATGGGCATGACTTCACATTCGCCGAGATGGACGCGGAACAGAAAAACAGCATCAGCCACCGCGCCGATGCTTTTGCGAAATTGATTGCGGGCTGTTTTGGCTGA
- the rph gene encoding ribonuclease PH: MRPSGRKLDEMRAVSIETGFTKHAEGSALIKMGDTHVLCTATIEDRVPPFIKGSGLGWVTAEYGMLPRATNTRMRREAASGKQGGRTVEIQRLIGRALRAGVDRSALGERQITVDCDVLQADGGTRCASITGGWIALRLAVNKLMKAGDVVSDPLVDPVAAVSCGIYAGQPVLDLDYPEDSEAGVDGNFIMTGSGKLIEVQMSAEGSTYTRDQMNQLMDLAEKGVGELAAIQKSVTA; the protein is encoded by the coding sequence ATGCGTCCCTCTGGCCGGAAACTCGATGAAATGCGCGCCGTCTCGATCGAGACAGGTTTCACCAAACACGCCGAAGGGTCGGCCCTGATCAAGATGGGCGATACCCATGTGCTGTGCACCGCCACGATCGAAGACCGCGTGCCGCCGTTTATCAAAGGCTCCGGTCTGGGTTGGGTCACCGCCGAATACGGCATGCTGCCCCGCGCCACCAATACACGGATGCGCCGAGAGGCTGCTTCGGGTAAGCAAGGGGGCCGCACGGTCGAGATCCAGCGCCTGATCGGTCGCGCCCTGCGCGCCGGTGTCGACCGCTCCGCTCTGGGAGAGCGTCAGATCACCGTCGATTGTGACGTGCTTCAGGCCGATGGCGGCACCCGCTGCGCGTCGATCACCGGCGGTTGGATTGCCCTGCGTTTGGCCGTGAACAAACTGATGAAAGCGGGCGATGTCGTCTCTGATCCGCTGGTTGATCCGGTCGCTGCGGTAAGTTGTGGTATCTATGCAGGACAGCCGGTGCTTGACCTCGATTATCCCGAAGACTCTGAGGCCGGCGTTGACGGTAACTTCATCATGACGGGGTCCGGCAAGCTGATCGAAGTCCAGATGAGCGCCGAAGGCTCTACCTATACGCGCGACCAGATGAACCAGCTGATGGATCTGGCCGAAAAAGGCGTCGGCGAACTGGCCGCGATTCAGAAATCGGTCACCGCATGA
- a CDS encoding nucleotide exchange factor GrpE, whose product MAEPKENDFLDEIDSAEAEEYAEDMAEIDEEALAVEELRAERDQYRDRFMRALADAENARKRSDKDRREAENYGGSKLARDMLPVYDNMKRALETTTEEQKEAFGPLLEGVELTMRELLNVFKKHGIEVIAPEVGDKFDPKHHEAMFEAPVPGTVAGEIIQVAAEGFMLHDRLLRPAQVGVSSTPAS is encoded by the coding sequence ATGGCAGAGCCGAAAGAAAACGACTTTTTGGACGAGATCGACAGCGCCGAAGCTGAAGAATACGCCGAAGACATGGCCGAGATCGACGAAGAAGCCCTTGCGGTGGAAGAGTTGCGCGCCGAGCGTGACCAATACCGCGACCGTTTCATGCGCGCGCTGGCCGATGCCGAGAACGCGCGCAAACGCTCCGACAAGGATCGTCGAGAGGCTGAGAACTACGGCGGCTCCAAGCTCGCCCGTGACATGCTGCCGGTCTACGACAACATGAAACGCGCGCTGGAAACCACCACCGAAGAGCAGAAAGAGGCTTTTGGCCCGCTGCTGGAAGGTGTGGAACTGACGATGCGCGAGCTGCTGAACGTCTTTAAAAAGCATGGCATCGAAGTGATCGCACCCGAAGTGGGCGACAAGTTCGACCCCAAGCATCACGAAGCGATGTTCGAAGCCCCGGTGCCCGGCACCGTCGCGGGCGAGATCATTCAGGTCGCCGCCGAAGGCTTCATGCTGCACGACCGTCTGCTGCGCCCCGCGCAGGTTGGGGTGTCTTCGACTCCGGCGAGCTAA
- the hrcA gene encoding heat-inducible transcriptional repressor HrcA has protein sequence MKNTPELLKDMNDRSREVFRRVVEGYLESGDPVGSRTLTRDFSEKVSAATIRNVMQDLEYMGLLDSPHVSAGRIPTQLGLRMFVDGMIEIGDPTELDREKIDATLGNNSSDVGGLLDRIGSALSGVTHGASLVLTPKHEAPIKHIEFVSLSPDRALVVLVFSDGHVENRLFTPPPGQTPSSMREAANFLNAFVEGKTLSELQRSIKQEIAKRRQEIDVLAQQLVESGAVLWDAEGEHSERLIVRGRSNLLSGEGEAEDLDRIRSLFDDLERKRDIAEFLELAEDGDGVRIFIGSENKLFSLSGSSLVVSPYMNADRKVIGAVGVIGPTRLNYGRIVPIVNYTAQLVGKLISDRN, from the coding sequence ATGAAAAACACGCCTGAATTGCTGAAAGACATGAACGACCGGTCCCGCGAAGTGTTTCGCCGGGTGGTCGAAGGCTATCTGGAAAGTGGCGATCCCGTCGGGTCGCGCACGCTGACGCGCGACTTCAGCGAAAAGGTTTCGGCAGCGACGATCCGCAATGTGATGCAGGATCTCGAATACATGGGGCTGCTCGACAGCCCGCATGTCTCGGCCGGGCGGATTCCAACCCAATTGGGGCTGCGGATGTTCGTCGATGGCATGATCGAGATTGGCGACCCGACCGAGTTGGACCGCGAAAAGATTGACGCGACGCTGGGCAATAATTCGTCCGATGTGGGCGGGCTTTTGGACCGGATTGGCTCTGCCTTGTCGGGAGTTACGCATGGCGCCTCTCTTGTGCTGACGCCGAAGCACGAAGCGCCGATAAAGCATATCGAATTCGTCTCTCTGTCGCCTGATAGGGCCTTGGTTGTGCTCGTCTTTTCCGATGGCCATGTGGAAAACCGGCTTTTCACGCCTCCGCCGGGGCAAACGCCCAGTTCGATGCGCGAGGCGGCGAATTTTCTGAATGCTTTCGTTGAGGGAAAGACCCTCAGCGAATTGCAACGCAGCATCAAACAAGAGATCGCCAAACGCCGTCAGGAGATTGACGTCTTGGCCCAGCAACTGGTCGAGAGCGGTGCCGTGCTCTGGGACGCAGAAGGGGAGCATTCCGAACGCTTGATTGTCCGGGGCCGGTCGAATCTGCTGAGCGGGGAGGGGGAGGCCGAAGACCTCGACCGTATCCGCAGCCTCTTTGATGACCTTGAGCGCAAGCGAGACATCGCCGAATTCCTCGAACTGGCCGAAGATGGGGACGGTGTGCGCATTTTTATCGGCTCCGAAAACAAACTTTTCTCACTTTCGGGTTCCTCTCTGGTCGTTTCCCCTTATATGAACGCTGATCGTAAGGTGATCGGCGCCGTGGGTGTCATTGGCCCGACACGCTTAAATTATGGACGTATCGTGCCGATTGTGAACTACACGGCACAACTGGTGGGAAAGCTGATTTCCGACCGGAACTAG